A stretch of Cucumis sativus cultivar 9930 chromosome 2, Cucumber_9930_V3, whole genome shotgun sequence DNA encodes these proteins:
- the LOC101207576 gene encoding signaling peptide TAXIMIN 2 has protein sequence MGDCRPLGFLLGLPFALVALVLSLVGAVIWIIGSVLSCLCPCCVCFAGIANLAVGLVKLPVKVLRWFTHQIPC, from the exons ATGGGAGATTGCAGGCCATTGGGTTTCTTACTGGGGCTTCCATTTGCCTTGGTTGCCTTAGTCTTGTCTCTAGTTGGTGCAGTTATTTGGATCATCGG ATCTGTGCTGAGTTGCTTGTGTCCCTGTTGCGTGTGCTTTGCGGGGATTGCTAATTTGGCGGTGGGGCTTGTCAAGCTGCCGGTCAAGGTTCTCCGATGGTTCACTCATCAAATCCCTTGTTGA
- the LOC101207327 gene encoding dnaJ homolog subfamily B member 13, whose protein sequence is MGVDYYRILQVDKNASDDDLKKAYRKLAMKWHPDKNPTNKREAEAKFKQISEAYEVLSDPQKRAIYDQYGEDGLKGQVPPPNAGGPGGATFFSTGDGPTTFRFNPRNANDIFSEFFGFSTPFGGSSGRGQRFSSSVFGDDIFASFGGGDGESVGSSMSRHPSRKAPPIERQLPCSLEELYKGTTKKMKISRQVTDIRGKTMKTEEILTINIKPGWKKGTKITFPEKGNEEPDIIPSDLVFVIDEKPHSVFTRDGNDLIVTQKISLVEALTGYTVHLTTLDGRYLSFPITNVITPNYEEVIPSEGMPLQKDPTKKGNLRINFDIKFPTRLTPEQKAGIRKLIG, encoded by the exons ATGGGTGTGGACTACTATCGAATTTTGCAGGTCGATAAGAATGCTTCCGACGATGATTTGAAGAAGGCCTATAGAAAACTCGCCATGAAATGGCATCCCGATAAGAACCCTACCAACAAAAGAGAAGCCGAAGCTAAATTTAAGCAAATTTCTGAAGCTTATGAG GTTCTCAGTGACCCCCAAAAACGGGCAATCTATGATCAATACGGTGAAGATGGTCTGAAAGGTCAGGTGCCACCACCGAATGCCGGAGGTCCAGGCGGAGCCACCTTCTTCTCCACCGGAGACGGACCAACAACGTTTCGGTTCAATCCTCGAAACGCAAACGATATTTTCTCTGAATTCTTTGGATTTTCAACCCCATTTGGCGGCTCCAGTGGAAGAGGACAGAGATTCTCATCAAGTGTTTTCGGTGATGATATCTTTGCATCCTTTGGCGGTGGCGACGGCGAAAGCGTAGGCAGTTCCATGTCCCGACATCCCTCTCGTAAAGCACCTCCAATCGAAAGACAGTTACCATGTAGCCTCGAAGAGTTGTACAAAGGAACCAccaagaagatgaaaatttcTAGACAAGTTACTGACATTCGTGG GAAAACCATGAAAACAGAGGAGATTTTGACGATCAACATAAAGCCCGGATggaaaaaaggaacaaaaatcaCTTTCCCAGAGAAAGGAAACGAAGAGCCTGACATTATACCATCAGATCTTGTTTTTGTAATCGATGAAAAGCCTCACAGCGTATTCACTCGCGATGGAAACGATTTGATTGTCACTCAAAAGATATCTCTGGTAGAAGCCTTGACAGGGTACACTGTTCATCTTACAACCTTAGACGGCAGATACCTCAGTTTTCCAATTACTAATGTAATCACTCCAAATTATGAGGAAGTGATACCTTCAGAGGGAATGCCACTACAAAAAGACCCCACCAAGAAAGGGAATTTGAGAATCAATTTCGATATCAAATTCCCAACTAGACTCACTCCTGAGCAGAAGGCTGGCATTAGGAAGCTCATTGGGTAG
- the LOC105434686 gene encoding protein DMP7: MEGEIESQIQQAVPTEGLLGKIQQPLLENALTMASKPTKTSAQKAIRKAFKGTAHLANLLPTGTVLGFQILSPIFTHQGHCNTHVSQTTTLGLVLLCALSCFFLLFTDSFRDSRGKVRYGVVTFQGLWVIDGSITLPKEEAAKYRLRFIDFFHAFTSLLVFIAVALFDENVVKCFYPTPSDELRELLVVLPVGIGVLCSGLFIVFPTKRHGVGFPLSRQ, translated from the coding sequence ATGGAAGGTGAAATCGAGAGCCAAATTCAGCAGGCAGTCCCCACCGAAGGTCTGCTAGGAAAGATCCAGCAGCCACTGCTCGAAAATGCCTTAACAATGGCCTCAAAGCCAACAAAAACTTCAGCTCAAAAAGCCATCAGAAAGGCATTCAAAGGAACAGCCCATTTAGCCAACCTCCTTCCCACGGGCACCGTCCTCGGCTTCCAAATTTTGTCCCCAATTTTCACACACCAGGGCCATTGCAACACCCATGTTAGCCAAACCACCACCCTCGGCCTTGTCTTGCTCTGTGCCTTATCTTGTTTTTTCCTCCTCTTCACTGACAGTTTCCGAGATAGTCGTGGAAAAGTCCGATATGGGGTGGTCACATTTCAAGGCTTATGGGTTATTGATGGCTCAATTACCCTTCCCAAAGAAGAGGCTGCAAAATACAGGCTACGCTTCATCGATTTCTTTCACGCATTCACTTCTCTTTTGGTTTTCATAGCTGTTGCTTTGTTTGATGAAAATGTGGTCAAGTGTTTCTACCCAACACCGTCTGATGAACTAAGGGAGCTTTTGGTTGTGCTGCCTGTTGGAATTGGTGTCTTGTGTAGCGgcttgtttattgtttttcctACTAAACGACACGGTGTAGGATTCCCCCTCTCTCGTCAATAG
- the LOC101211889 gene encoding NAC domain-containing protein 73: MMTQFVDKNNNVSCQETSCTNNSSSSCPSCGHQIKTRYKGGIHTLPGLPAGVKFDPTDQELLQHLEGKVGCDTHKLLLHPLIDEFIPTIQWEHGICYTHPQKLPGVRKDGLVRHFFHRPSKAYTTGTRKRRKVHADADDARGEGETRWHKTGKTRPVIVGGRVKGYKKILVLYTNYGKQKKPEKTNWIMHQYHLGSSEEEKDGEIVVSKVFYQTQPRQCGNNSLQKESISLKFRGQKSHNNNGVHDHNNNLNTNPLVDFYNPSFISFESNDQNGSSSPHNSHLIPSFAVHGGSSVVS; encoded by the exons ATGATGACACAGTTTGtggacaaaaataataatgtttccTGTCAAGAAACTAGTTGTACAAATAACTCAAGTTCTTCTTGTCCTTCTTGTGGCCACCAAATCAAAACCCGATACaag ggTGGAATTCATACGTTGCCGGGTTTGCCTGCTGGTGTGAAATTTGACCCGACGGATCAAGAGCTTCTTCAACATTTAGAGGGGAAAGTTGGTTGTGATACTCACaagcttcttcttcatcctttGATCGATGAGTTTATTCCCACAATTCAATGGGAGCATGGGATTTGCTACACTCATCCCCAGAAATTGCCAG GAGTAAGAAAAGATGGATTGGTCCGACACTTCTTCCACCGGCCATCTAAGGCCTACACTACaggaacaagaaaaagaagaaaagttcatGCGGATGCAGACGATGCCAGGGGCGAGGGCGAGACTCGATGGCACAAAACAGGAAAGACGAGGCCGGTTATTGTGGGCGGGAGAGTGAAAGGTTACAAGAAAATACTGGTCCTCTACACAAACTATGGGAAGCAAAAGAAGCCAGAGAAGACAAACTGGATAATGCACCAGTACCATTTGGGGAgcagtgaagaagaaaaagatggagaGATTGTGGTCTCAAAAGTATTCTACCAAACACAGCCTAGACAATGTGGAAACAATTCACTCCAAAAGGAATCAATTTCTCTAAAGTTTAGAGGACAAAAGAgccataataataatggagtACATGATCACAACAATAATCTTAACACTAATCCACTTGTTGATTTCTATAACCCTTCTTTCATATCTTTTGAGTCTAATGATCAAAATGGATCATCATCACCCCATAATTCTCATCTCATTCCCTCCTTTGCAGTCCATGGTGGGTCCTCTGTTGTttcatga
- the LOC101207086 gene encoding protein N-lysine methyltransferase METTL21A, with amino-acid sequence MKFTDSPVIDLSVGGTALSLQQDNGSMHVGTSVWPCSLVLVKFVDRWSSITPTENPYSSLLDFRGKRAIEIGCGCGAAGMGLYLLGLTDLLLTDISPVMPALKHNIKRNKPVLKKALKHSVLYWNNPAQIAALNPPFDIVIATDVVYIEETVGPLISTMDTLIGNNGIVLLGYQLRSPEADELFWEMCDRIFQIEKIPHQDLHPEFAYEESDVYVLRKKKEEKASGS; translated from the coding sequence ATGAAGTTCACAGATTCTCCGGTTATAGACCTTTCGGTGGGCGGCACCGCCCTTTCCCTCCAGCAGGATAATGGTTCAATGCACGTCGGCACTTCCGTCTGGCCTTGTTCTCTTGTCCTCGTCAAATTCGTTGATCGATGGTCCTCAATCACCCCCACCGAAAACCCTTACTCCTCTCTCCTTGATTTCCGAGGCAAACGGGCCATCGAAATCGGATGCGGCTGCGGCGCCGCCGGCATGGGCCTCTACCTCCTTGGCCTCACAGATTTACTTCTCACCGATATATCTCCGGTGATGCCGGCCCTCAAACATAACATCAAACGCAACAAGCCCGTCCTTAAGAAAGCCCTAAAACACTCTGTTCTTTACTGGAACAATCCCGCCCAAATTGCCGCCCTTAATCCCCCATTTGATATTGTTATTGCTACTGATGTTGTTTACATTGAGGAAACTGTTGGGCCGCTTATTTCGACCATGGACACGCTGATCGGGAACAACGGCATCGTTCTGTTAGGATACCAATTGAGGTCCCCTGAAGCGGATGAGCTGTTCTGGGAAATGTGTGATaggatttttcaaattgagaaGATCCCACATCAGGATTTGCATCCCGAATTTGCCTACGAGGAGTCTGATGTTTATGTcctgaggaagaagaaggaggagaAGGCATCGGGGAGTTGA
- the LOC101211656 gene encoding zinc finger protein MAGPIE, with amino-acid sequence MIEKMADDEFSNCFLQIPLTGSNPSLLKKKRNLPGTPDPEAEVIALSPKTLLATNRFICEICGKGFQRDQNLQLHRRGHNLPWKLKQRSNKEAKKRVYVCPEKSCVHHHPSRALGDLTGIKKHFCRKHGEKKWKCEKCSKRYAVQSDWKAHSKTCGTREYKCDCGTLFSRRDSFITHRAFCDALAEETARVKAGTTISNLNYNLMGGWRDHDETAGIFMTQHFGSSMKPVTMKMSSNSVQMIGGMMMNNSGGGMYGEDSVWGNQVQMGNYYYNENQGLMVNNGGRVCSLYSHEFQQVNETQMGNMSATALLQKAAEIGATSSASSNTVTRSAAPSLSLLQIQQQGFLFNNGSEFCNTNNNPIVVVENNGSEMYTAKRRRSQSEFECGNGNGTTGTGTGETRDFLGVGAKTICHASTSINGWI; translated from the exons atgattgagaaaatggcCGACGACGAATTCTCCAATTGTTTTCTCCAAATCCCCCTCACTGGATCCAACCCTTCTCTTctcaagaagaagagaaaccTTCCGGGAACTCCAG ATCCAGAAGCAGAAGTGATAGCGTTATCACCGAAGACATTGTTGGCCACGAACAGATTCATATGCGAAATATGCGGAAAGGGGTTTCAGAGAGACCAGAACTTGCAGTTACACAGGCGAGGGCATAACCTTCCATGGAAGCTAAAGCAAAGAAGTAACAAAGAAGCAAAGAAAAGAGTGTATGTATGTCCTGAGAAAAGCTGTGTGCATCATCATCCATCAAGAGCTTTGGGAGATCTTACAGGGATAAAAAAGCACTTTTGTAGAAAGCATggagagaagaaatggaagtgTGAGAAATGTTCAAAGAGATATGCTGTACAATCTGATTGGAAAGCACACTCCAAAACTTGTGGTACTAGAGAATACAAATGTGATTGTGGAACACTATTTTCAAG GAGAGATAGCTTCATAACTCACAGGGCATTTTGTGATGCGTTAGCAGAAGAAACAGCAAGAGTAAAAGCAGGAACAACAATAAGCAATTTGAACTATAATTTAATGGGAGGATGGAGAGATCATGATGAAACAGCAGGGATATTCATGACTCAACATTTCGGTTCATCAATGAAGCCGGTTACAATGAAAATGAGCAGTAATAGTGTTCAAATGATTGGAGGAATGATGATGAATAATTCAGGAGGGGGAATGTACGGTGAAGATTCAGTTTGGGGAAATCAAGTACAAATGgggaattattattataatgaaaatcAAGGGTTAATGGTGAATAATGGAGGAAGGGTTTGTTCACTATACAGCCATGAATTTCAGCAAGTAAATGAAACCCAGATGGGAAATATGTCAGCAACAGCTTTGTTGCAAAAAGCTGCTGAAATTGGGGCAACTTCATCTGCTTCTTCTAACACTGTTACAAGATCTGCAGCCCCATCATtatcactactacaaattcaacaacaaggttttttgtttaataatggGAGTGAGTTTTgtaatacaaataataatccAATTGTTGTAGTTGAGAATAATGGGAGTGAGATGTACACTGCAAAACGGCGTCGTAGTCAGAGTGAATTTGAGtgtggaaatggaaatggaacaACGGGAACAGGAACTGGGGAGACAAGGGATTTTCTTGGAGTTGGTGCCAAAACTATATGTCACGCCTCAACATCAATCAACGGATGGATTTAG